The genomic stretch ATATGTTTATCTTTGCATCTTCTTATTTTATACCCCTTTTCCATGCAGATTCAAGTTAAGGACAAACAATTCGCACTATTTATCAAAGCAGAAGAAATTGATATGGCAATTTCTAAAGTTGCTGAAAATATCAATCATGATTACAAAGGTAAAATTCCTTTATTTCTTGGAATCCTTAATGGCTCGTTTATGTTTGCTTCCGATTTACTGAAAAAAATTACAGTAGATTGTGAAATTTCTTTTGTGAAAATAGCTTCTTATGCCGGAACACAAAGTACAGGTAAAATTAACAACCTGATTGGCTTAAACGAAGATATAAAAGGACGGCACATCATCATTCTTGAAGATATTGTTGATACCGGACACACTTTGGCATCTCTGCTTAAATATCTGGAATCATTTAAACCGGCAAGTGTAAAAATAGCCACCTGCCTTTTCAAACCTGCAGCTTTTACAAAGGAATACACAGTTGATTATGTGGGAAAAAACATTCCAAACGATTTCATTGTAGGATATGGTCTGGATTACGATGGCTTCGGAAGAAACCTTCCCGATATTTATAAAATTGTTTAATAATTACGTCTAATATGCTGAATATTATAATTTTTGGAGCACCTGGTGCCGGTAAGGGAACCCAGTCGGTTAAAATTGCTTCCCATTACAATCTTGTACACGTATCTACCGGAGATATTTTGCGCAATGAAATAAAACAACAGAGTGCTTTGGGCGCTCAGGCAAAAACTTTTATGGATAAAGGTGAATTGGTTCCCGATGACTTGCTGATTGCGATTATCAATTCGGTGATGATGAAGAACCAAAATACAAAAGGAATTATCCTCGATGGCTTTCCGCGCACAAAAGTACAGGCTCAGGCGCTCGACAATTTGTTGGATACACGCAAAACTCCTGTATCGGCAGTGATTGCCCTCGAAGCCGATGAAGAAGAGTTGATTGCCCGCCTACTCAATCGTGCCCTCGAGCTTGGGCGTGCCGACGACAAGGAAGATGTAATACGTCAAAGACTTGAGGTTTATAACAAACAAACCTCTCCATTAATTGATTATTACCGTTTGCAGGGAAAGTTTATTCCAGTGAAAGGTGTAGGCAGTGTTGACGAAATTTTTGACAATCTCTGTAAAATAATTAATACTATAAAATAATTCAGGGATATTTTTCTGATATTCAATTTTAAAAATTTCTTATGCCTTCAGATAACTTTATTGATTACGTTAAAATTTTTTTTCGTTCGGGAAATGGCGGACCTGGTTCGGTGCATTTTATCCGAAACAGGATGAATCCACGAGGCGGACCTGATGGAGGCGATGGAGGAAGAGGAGGTCATATCATTTTGAAAGGAAACAGCCAGTTGTGGACTCTTCTCCACCTTAAATACACCAAACATCTTATGGCTGAGAATGGTAATCCGGGAGGTGGCAACCTTAAAACCGGAGCTTACGGAAAGGACATCATCGTTGAAGTTCCTTTAGGTACGGTGGCACGCGATCCGGAAACGGGCGAAATAGAACTGGAAATAACCCAGGATGGCGAAACCCGTGTACTGATGCCTGGTGGCAGAGGAGGTTTGGGTAACGACCATTTTAAGTCGGCTACTCTACAGGCTCCTAAGTTTGCCCAACCAGGTGAACAGGGTATTGAAGCATGGAAAGTTCTGGAATTAAAGCTGCTTGCCGATGTCGGTCTTGTAGGTTTCCCTAATGCAGGTAAATCAACCTTGCTTTCAAAACTATCTGCCGCACGCCCCGAAATTGCCGATTATCCCTTCACTACCCTTCGTCCAAACCTTGGCATCGTTTCTTATTTCGATAAACAATCGTTTGTAATGGCTGACATCCCAGGCATCATCCAGGGCGCAAGCGAGGGAAAGGGGCTTGGATTACGATTTCTCAGGCACATAGAACGTAACTCGGTGCTTCTGTTTATGATTCCTGCCGATACCAAAAACATACGTTCCGACTACAAAGTTCTTCTTAATGAATTGAAACAATACAACCCCG from Lentimicrobiaceae bacterium encodes the following:
- a CDS encoding adenylate kinase: MLNIIIFGAPGAGKGTQSVKIASHYNLVHVSTGDILRNEIKQQSALGAQAKTFMDKGELVPDDLLIAIINSVMMKNQNTKGIILDGFPRTKVQAQALDNLLDTRKTPVSAVIALEADEEELIARLLNRALELGRADDKEDVIRQRLEVYNKQTSPLIDYYRLQGKFIPVKGVGSVDEIFDNLCKIINTIK
- the hpt gene encoding hypoxanthine phosphoribosyltransferase, with protein sequence MQIQVKDKQFALFIKAEEIDMAISKVAENINHDYKGKIPLFLGILNGSFMFASDLLKKITVDCEISFVKIASYAGTQSTGKINNLIGLNEDIKGRHIIILEDIVDTGHTLASLLKYLESFKPASVKIATCLFKPAAFTKEYTVDYVGKNIPNDFIVGYGLDYDGFGRNLPDIYKIV
- the obgE gene encoding GTPase ObgE; the protein is MPSDNFIDYVKIFFRSGNGGPGSVHFIRNRMNPRGGPDGGDGGRGGHIILKGNSQLWTLLHLKYTKHLMAENGNPGGGNLKTGAYGKDIIVEVPLGTVARDPETGEIELEITQDGETRVLMPGGRGGLGNDHFKSATLQAPKFAQPGEQGIEAWKVLELKLLADVGLVGFPNAGKSTLLSKLSAARPEIADYPFTTLRPNLGIVSYFDKQSFVMADIPGIIQGASEGKGLGLRFLRHIERNSVLLFMIPADTKNIRSDYKVLLNELKQYNPELLDKNRILAITKADLLDNELLQELKKELPKVTSVFISSHSGFGLKELKDKLWKELNK